The Trichocoleus desertorum ATA4-8-CV12 genome includes the window GCCATCAAATCTTCAATCGATCGACATTCGAGCTTTTCTAGTGTTTTAGCTCCCACACCATCAACCATCAAGCCATTTTGCTGTTGAAACGCTTTCACAACCGCTTCTGTATCTGTACCAAAGATGCCGGCTGCTCTGAGATTAAACTTCGCCTTAATCAGCGCTTCTTGAACGAATTTCACTCACTCTCGTGCATGATAAATATTTT containing:
- a CDS encoding peptidoglycan-binding protein, encoding MKFVQEALIKAKFNLRAAGIFGTDTEAVVKAFQQQNGLMVDGVGAKTLEKLECRSIEDLMAA